In Campylobacter porcelli, the sequence TGCTAGATCCAGCTTCAAAAAGCTCAAATATGCTAAGCAAAATTTTAGAGCTAGATGGAGAGGTGATAATAGGCGATGAAGCATTAAGGCAATATATAAAAGATGGTAGGGATAAATTTTATGATATGGGTGAGATTTGGCAGCAAAAAACTGGATTGCCTTTTGTTTTTGGGCTATTTTGTTGTAATAAAAATCAAAATTTGTATAAAAAAATTATTAATCAATTCTTAAAGCAAAAAATAAAGATACCAAAATACATACTCAACGAATATTCAAAAAGTAGAAATATCGCTCCAAATATGATTTTATGGTATTTAGAGCATATTAGCTATAATATAAAATTTAAGGAAAAACGAGCACTAAAAAAGTTTATTTCACTAGCAAAAAAGTATAATTTTCAGCCATAAAGTGAGTAAATTTGTAACAATACAGACAAAAAATATCCTAACTTTTTCTATATTAAGATTAAATTTAAGATAAATTAAATATAATCCAACTACAAACATTTTCACAATAGGAGTTACGATGTCAGTACATGAGTATATCAACCAAACACTTGAAAATATCAAAAAGTCAAGTCCTGGTCAAACAACATTTTTACAAGCAGCAACAGAGGTTTTACATACTTTAGAGCCACTTTTAGAAAAAGAAAAAAAGTATCTTGATCACAAAATTATAGATCGCATTGTAATGCCTGAGAGAACTACGATGTTTCGTGTAACATACATGAATGACAAAAATGAACCTTGCTCACACTTTGGGTATCGTGTAGAGTTTAACTCTGCTCTTGGCCCGTATAAAGGTGGTTTGAGATTTCATCCTTCAGTATGCTTAGATATAATCAAATTTCTTGGTTTTGAGCAAATTTTTAAAAATTCGCTTACTGGACTTAATATGGGTGGCGGCAAAGGTGGTGCTAATTTCGACCCTAAAGGCAAAAGCGATGGCGAGATTATGAGATTTTGTCAAGCTTTTATGAATGAATTATATAAATTAATCGGCGATGTAAAAGATGTCCCAGCTGGCGATATTGGCGTTGGTGGTCGTGAGATCGGCTATATGTTTGGTCAATATAAAAAATTAACAAATCGCTTTGATGGTGCTTTGACTGGTAAAGGTCTAGACTGGGGCGGTAGCTTAGTAAGGGTAGAGGCTACTGGATATGGCTCAGTATATTTTGCTCAAGAGATGCTTAAAAAACAAAATAGCAGCCTAGAGGGCAAAAAATGCTCAATAAGTGGTGCTGGAAATGTGGCTATATACACAGCTCAAAAGCTATATCAACTTGGCGCACTTCCTATAACAGTAAGCGATTCAACTGGCTTTATATATGATAGCGAAGGTATAGATGTCGAGCTATTAAAACGCATTAAAGAGGTAGAGAGAAAAGGTCTTATCGAGTATGCGGCTGCTAAACCAAGTGCGAAATTTACTCCAGTTAGCGAGTATAAAGCTGGAACAAATGGTATTTGGAGCGTTCCATGTGATGCTGCCTTCCCAAGTGCTACTCAAAATGAGCTAAATTTAGAAGATATTAAAACGCTTTATAATAATGGTTGTCGCTTGGTTTGCGAAGGTGCTAATATGCCTAGCACACTTGAAGCTATTGATTTTATGCTAAGCAAAAAAGACTTCTTATTTGGTCCAGCTAAGGCTGCAAACGCTGGTGGCGTGGCTACTAGTGGGCTAGAGATGGCACAAAACGCAAGTATGCAAAAATGGACTTTTGATGAAGTAGATAGCAAACTTCACCGCATTATGACAAATATCTTTGAAGCTAGTTATGAGACTTCTGTTGAATTTGGAGTGCCAGGCAATCTTGTTCTAGGAGCAAATATCGCTGGATTTAGAAAAGTTGCTGATGCAATGATAGATCAAGGATATGTATAATAGAATTTAGCCGACTTAATGTCGGCTAGAATTTAATCAATTTAATTATTTTTAATTTTACTCCACTACCCTTCTACTAATTATAGGACTAAGCTTAACTAAAATATCATAATTAATAGTCCCAAAAAACTCAGCCCAAATATCAGCATTATCTAATACACATATCCGCTCTCCACCATCAATTGAGCTAAAGCTATCCATAGACATTTTGCCTAAAATTGGATTTCCATTGGCTAATTTTAGCTCTCCATTGCCATTATATCGCAATAACCCATCGCCATAGCCAAGATCATATGTAGCGATATTCATATCATATTTAGCAGTAAATGCGCCACCATAACCTACACTTTGACCAGCATATAAGACTCTTGAGCTTACACGATCGGCATAAAGCTTTAAGACTTTTTTAAGCTCTAGGCTCTCATTAAACCCAAAATATCCAAATTGAGCCATACCAGCACGCACATACTCATCACCTATATCTGAGCTTCTCTCAATCGCAGCTGAGTTGTGAGAGTGAAATATAAGCTCGCCATCAAAAAATTCTTTAATCTTATCTTTAGCTTGTTTGAAATTCTCTTTTTGAACAAAGTAATCCCCACTATGCTCATCGCTAGCTCTAAAATGAGTAAAAGCACCCTTTAATATCAAATTTCGTTTTTTAATAATATTAATAGCAGTTTCAATCTCAGTAATGTCTATACCATTTCTATGCATTAAAGTATCGATGGCAAGATGAATTTGGCTATTTGGTCTTATCTTTTCTAAAGCCCTAAGCTCATTAATAGCATAGATAAACTCGCCATTCTCAGCACCAGTTGGTAAATGCGAAAGCACTATAATGCTCTTAAATAATCTAGATAGTTCCCTTGCTTCAAGCTCACTTTTAACACACGCTATTTCAATGCCAAATTCACTAGCGATCTTGCCCATTAGGAGCGCCCCATGACCATATGCGTTATCTTTTAAAACGGCGATAATTCGCTTTTTAGAGCCTACTTTTTTGGCTATTTGAGTTAAATTATGCTCATAAGCACTTTTTGAGAGTAAAATCTCAGACATTAAAGCTCAAATCAAATTTTTTATATATATGTGGTAGCATCTTTCTTACTGCATAATCATATGCGTAAAACTCTTTATATAAGGCTTTTAAGCTTGGCTCTTTACAAGCATCAAAGTCAAAGGCTGTGCTATTGCCTTGCTTTGGCACACTTGCATCTAAAACATCAAAAAATCTCCCCCTAGCGGCCAAAAACTCCTCAATTTGCTTTTTTACAAGCTCTTTTTCATCACTCATAGCTACTCCTCTACTAAAATTTTCATCTTATTATCAGCCACTTCTACATATAAGGTTTTATCCCCATCAAAATTATATGAGGCTGCTCTATATTTCTCATCAAAATTTACGCGATATATATTCTTGCCATCTATGTTTGGATATGGTGTTATATTGAAATTTTTAAATTCAATTATTTTGCTCTCATTTTTGCTAAATACTCTCTTTTTCATCTGCGTAAATTCTGCAATTTTCATACCATCAAAGCGTCGAAAATCATTATGATAAAAGCTCATATATCTATCCAAATCGCTCTTAGTCCAAGCATCTTTCCACGCAAAAAGCTGGGCAAATATCACAGCTATATCAAGACTGCTAGATTTTGGTTTGCCATCTTCGCTTATTATCACGATAGCTGAATTATTTTGCACTATATCTTCAAAAGATTCTAAAATATCATTTTTCATAGCGATACAGCCTTTGGTCTCTAGCTCATTTTCCCTTACATCGCTCTCCATAGGATAGCCATGAATCCATATGCCATAGCCTGTTCTTTTGCGAAGTTTATCATATAAATTTGGGTAAGATAAGCTAAAAGCAACCGGCCCATAATATGTAGTAGGCGGAGTAAATCTGCGTGTTATATCATATACACCAACTGGGGTTTTCAGATCCCCTTCTAATAGCTTTTCGCCCATTAAACCAGTGATTATCTCGCTATTTTTAACCTCTTTTAATTTACCATCTTCATATTGATTTACAGATATATTCTTAGCAGTTTTATCAGCTACTATGATTAATCTGCTTTTATCATCGTGATAGCCATATTTTAGCTCTTTATTTTTTAAGCTATCGCTCCAATACTCCACACTTTGTAAGTTCTTCTCTATCTTATCTTGGACTGCTGATATACCACCTTTAAGATATAACTCCTCTAGCTCCCCGCTAAATAAAGATGTTGATACTACCAATAAAAAGAGTAATTTTTTCACTATTTTAACCTTAATTAATTAAATCTTTAAGCTTGAAATTATATCAAAATCGGTTGAAAATTAATTTAAATTCTTGTATAATTTAGCTCACTTCAATCAAAAAAGGATAAAATATGTTTAAATATTTATTTACCTCAACTCTAGTTGCACTTAGCGTAAATGCTCAAATTTTAATTACCAATTCATATATCAAAGATACCCCGCCGAATGCGAAAAATAGTGCCGCTTTTATGAGCATAGAAAATCAAGATTCAAAAGATATTGAGCTAATTTCAGCTAGTAGCAATATAAGCAAAGCTACCGAGCTTCACACTCATATCACAGAAGATGGCATGAAAAAGATGATTCAAATCCCAAGCATTAAGATACCAGCTAACTCTAAAGTTGAGCTAAAACCAGGTGGTTTGCATGTTATGTTTTTGGGCTTAAAAAGAGATATAAATGATGGAAATGTCGATTTAAATTTAACTTTTAGCGATGGCAAAACATATGAATTAAAAAATATCCCAGTTAAAAAAGTTATACCTATTAAAATGCATTAATTTGGAGCTAAGCTGTGTTTAATAATAAAAACATTCTAATAACCGGTGGAACGGGCAGTTTTGGCAAAAAATATACTAAAATTTTATTAGAAAATTACAAGCCAAATAAGATAATAATCTACTCACGAGATGAGTTAAAACAATATGAGATGGCTCAGGAATTTAATAGCCCATCCATGCGTTATTTCATCGGCGATGTAAGAGATGAGAGTAGATTAAACACTGCTATGAATGGGGTTGATTTTGTAATCCATGCCGCTGCTATGAAGCATGTGCCAATAGCTGAGTATAACCCAATGGAGTGTATAAAAACCAATATCCACGGCGCACAAAATGTCATAAATGCCGCCCTTAAAAATGGAGTAGAAAAGGTAATTGCACTAAGCACCGATAAAGCGTGTAATCCTGTAAATTTATATGGTGCTACCAAACTAGCTAGCGATAAGCTATTTATAGCGGCAAATAATATAGTAGGTCCAGGGCCAACTAGATTTAGCGTCGTTAGATATGGTAATGTCGTTGGCTCTAGAGGCTCGGTGGTGCCGCTATTTAAAAAATTAATAGCAAATGGGGCAAAAGAGCTGCCAATTACTGATGAGAGAATGACTAGATTTTGGATTACGCTTGAAGATGGGGTTAAATTTGTCCTTAAAAACTTTGCTAGAATGCAAGGTGGGGAGCTATTTATCCCTAAAATTCCATCTATGAAAATCACAGATTTAGCTGCCACTTTAGCGCCAAATTTGCCAATTAATATAATTGGCATTAGACCAGGAGAGAAGCTCCATGAGATGATGATAAGCGCTGATGATGCCTTGCATAGCTTGGAATTTAGCGATCACTATGTTATCACGCCTTCTATTAAATTCTATGATAAACAGGCTAATTTTGCTATTAATAAACTTGGAGAAAAAGGCTATAGAGTTAGTAGCGAATTTGAGTATCGCTCTGATAATAACGCCCAGTGGCTAGATGATAAATCACTAAAAGAGATGATAGAGAAGATATAATCTATCTTCTTTTACAAAGCTCCACAATAAAAAATATTATGGTAGCAACTGCGATTATACTAGCTCCACTTGTTAGGTTAAAATAGTAGCTAAGTATCAATCCGCAAAATATAAAAATAGCTGATAAAATAGCTGATAAAATCATCATTATAGCCAAATTTGGGCTAAATTTCTCAGCTATATATGGCGGAATGCTAAGCAAAGCAATCACCAAAATCAGCCCCACAACCCTAATAGTACTAACCACGCAAAGTGCGATAAGAGCACTCATCAAATAGTATAAGAAGCTGACATTTACCCCACGAAGCTTAGCAAATTCACTATCAAAACAAAAAGCACAAATTTGAGTATAAAAAAGCAGTGCAAATAATACAAAAACAGTATCCAAAACACTCATAAATATAAGATCTTCTGTGCTTACAGCCAAAATAGAACCAAACAAATAGCTCATCAAATCAGCATTATACCCAGGGCTAAGATCTACAAAAATAATCCCCACAGCCATACCAAACGCCCAAATAGCACCAATTACGCTATCTATCCTATCACGATTTTGTCCGCTGATAAAGGCTATTAAAAGCCCTATAGCCACAGCAAATCCAGCCGCACCAAAAAGCGGAGAAGCACCTAAGAAAAATGCGATACCTATCCCGCCATAAGCCCCATGAGCCACACCTCCAGCGATAAATGTCATCTTATTTATCACAATTAATGAGCCAATCACCCCACAAGCTACACTAACTAAAACTCCAGCCCATAAGGCATTTTGCATAAAACTAAAGCTTAAAATTTCCACCATCAATCCTTATGCGAAGCACAACCACAGCTATTAAGCGCTAGCTCAACATCACAAAAATGCGTATGATCCTTGCTAAGATGGCTTATAAAATCTCTATTATCTAAATTTGAAATATCATGAAGCACGACGCTACCGCTATTTATATAAGCGACCTTAGAAGCAAAATTAATAGCCATATTAATATCGTGGCTGATGGCGATAACGCCGACATTTGCTTGATTTATCTCTTTTAATGCGGTGTAAATTTGAGCCTGACCTTGCGTATCTATACTAGCTGTTGGCTCATCTAGCATTAAAATTCTAGCCCCACTTACCAAAGCTCTTGCTATATATACTCTTTGTCTTTGCCCCCCACTTAATGCACCAATGCCCCTAGAGCTAAACTCCCTCATACCGACCATATCCAAAGCCTGTATAGCCATATTTTTATCAGCTTTTGAGTAAAATTTAAACAATCCACCACTTAGCCTTCCCATTAATACCACCTCCAAAACGCTCATCGGAAAGCTCTTATTTACCGGTATGTATTGCGGGACATAGCCTATTAGCTCTTTTGCTAATTTTGGTGGCTTTGAATCTATGCTAATCTTGCCAGATTTAGGCTCTAAAATGCCAAGCATTAGACGCAAAAGGGTGCTTTTTCCACCGCCATTAGGGCCAATAATAGCTAAAAAATCTTTACTATCGTAGCTAAAATTTAAATTCTCAAATATATAGCCATCATCATAGCCAAAGCTTAAGTTTTCAATTTTGATTTTCATAAATGCACTTTTAAGATAAGCAATTTTACATTTCTCCTAGAAATTTGAGTTTAAAATTATATCTGATTTGACTTAAATTTATTTAAAGAAAAACTTGATAGAATTTAGTAAAATAATCCCAAGGTAGTATATATGCAAGATATTTGGAATAAAAAGTCCAAAACATATCCTAGGTTTAGCCCTATTATGCGTCCATTTGAGGCTGAATTTTTCGCCTTTTTAAATGAGTGTGGCGTGGATTTTAGCAGCAAGAGCGTTATAGATATAGGTGCTGGAACTGGAGTGTATAGCTTGCATTTAGCTAAAATGTGTAAAAGCGTTTTGGCATTAGATATTAGTGATGCGATGCTAGAGATTTTAATATTAAGTGCTAAAGAGCATAATATATCCAATATTCAAACCCTTAATGGCACGATAAATGATATTAAAAATAGTAAATTTGATATAGGATTTTTGACTATGTCCCCAGCACTTAAAAGCTATGAGGATTTTGAGATATTTTATAACCTTGCTAATAAGCATATATATATGAATTGGCTAAAGCCTAGAAGATCAAATTTATTAGAGCTTTTTATGGATTGTAAAGCTGATATGGCAACGCCTATGGCTATATTAGAGCAGTTTTTAATCTCTAAAAATATTAAATTTAAATCCAAAATCATAAATGAAAATAGAAGTGTAACAAGAAGCATAGACGATATGGTAGAAAATCTAGCTTGGCATTTAGAAATAAGCAGACAAAATTACACAAAAGATGAGATAAAAAATAAGATAAAAAACCTAGCAAATGGTGATGAAATCACTGAAAATATCACTACTTGCGTGAAAGTTATGGTATTTTGAAGGTAAATATTTTAAAATTTATAATGCTATTTTTCGCACTTGCGTGTCTATATTTTATTATAGAAACTGGTAGAGTTTTACTCAAAACAGAGGAGAGATTATATGATTTTGCCGAGCTTAAAAGGCTAAATCAAGAGCTATTTTTACAAATTGACCTACAAAGCATTCACACAACCATAGAAGAAAGCGAAGATAGCATTACCAAAATCAATGCAATATTAGATAAAATCAGCTCAAATTTTATCACCACAAAACTATTTTATAAGCTAGATCATATATTGTTTTTAGAGAATTTAAACGCCAAAATCAAAAAGCAAACCGATATAATCAGAAACTACTATGTAATCCGTCAAGATATATCTAAATGCTTAATAGAGCTAAATCAAAATTTATCAAAAACTACAAATATCAAAGAGATGAGTAATGCCTACGCGTTGCTGATGAACTCAAGATTTATAGATGAATTTGATAGAGATTCGTTTGATATATATCTAACTAAACTAATCGCTCAAGAGCAATCGCCATTTGATTATCAATTTTTAAGCATGATCCAACATGTCAATGATAATCTAATCACCATTCCAAATTTACAAATTCAAAATTATAATATGCATATTCAAAGACAAATTCAAGAGCTTATAAAAATCTCAATTGAGTATTTCAATTCTGCTTTATATGCTCTCATTGGTAGCTCGGTATTTTTACTTATCATAGTTATACTCGCAGTGGCTAAAAATGGGGTTTTAAACCTACAAAATAAAGAGAATAAACTCAAATTAAAACAGCTAAGACATCTAATTGATAGCAATCCAAATCAAGTAATAATCCTAGATAAATTCGGCAAAATCTCTAGCGTTAATAATGCATTTGTAAATGCCTCTAGCTTTAGTGCTCAAAGCATAATTGGCAAGGAGCTAAGCTCACTAAATATGAATATGCAAGGGATTGATATATTTGATGAAGTTAGCCAAAGTAAAGAGATCAAATGCTATGATGAGTTTGTCAGCAAATCAAATGATGGGATACTAATCTATGAAAATATAGTCGCAATCCCAATGCTAGATGAATTTAATGATATAAATGGCGCTATAATTTTAAAACAAGATATAACCAAAGAAAGACTGATAAAAAAAGAGCTAAATTTTAGAAATTCACAGCTTCAAGAAAGCTCAATTATAGATAATCTAACTGGATTAAAAAACCTCTCTGCACTAAATGACGCTATCAAAAATAATCAAGATGGTGTATTGATTTATATGATGATTACAGACTTTGCAAATTTAAGATTTTTTTATCGTTCAGACTTTATCGATATGATATTTATAGCCATTGCAAACTCTATAAAACTTGCCATTAGCACATATAAAATTGACGCTATAGCCTATAGAATGCAACTTGATGAGTTTTGCATATGGTATAAGGGCGATAATATCAAAAAAGATATAAAATATATTTTAGAGTATTTTAAATCCAAAAACATTACAATCCAAACAGATGGTGGATTTGAAATCTTACCAAATATCTCAATCACAATGGGTATAAGCTCTAACAGCGATAAACCAAATTTAACCAGACTAACCCAAGGCATTCTAGCCGCACAAGAAGCAAAAGAAAAAGAGCTAAGCTTTAGCTTTTACAACCATGATAATATAATAGAAAAAAGCTATCAAAAAAACGCCACAATAACAAGATTAATCCAATATGCATTAAATGAAAATAGAGTAATTGTCGAGTGTCAAGGGATTTTTGATATTAGAAATTCCAAGCCTACAATTAGCTCATATGAGATTTTAATCCGTATTTTAGACCAGCAAAATCAAATCCACTACCCAAATGAATTTTTAAGCGTAGCCAAGCTAACTTCGCTATATCTAGCACTTACAAAGCAAGTTATTAATAGAGCTTTTGAGCTATTAGAGAGATTTGGCGATAAAAAGAGATTTTCTATAAATCTCTCAAGTGTAGATATACTAAATGAGCCGATTAAAAATCTATTTTTACAAAAGCTTAGCCTATGCCAAAACCCGCAAAATCTCACTATAGAAATCTTAGAAAGCGAAGGCATAGATGACTATAATGCTATAAATCCATTTATCCAAGAGATTAAAAATTATGGTTGCAAACTTAGCCTTGATGACTTTGGTAGTGGATACTCAAACTACTATAGAATGCTTGAATTAAATATAGATTATATCAAAATTGATGGCTCTATCATCTCTAAATTGCCATTTGATAAAAATGCCAAAAGTATCGTAACAACCATTGTCGAATTTGCCAAAAGGCAAGGCTATGAGACCGTGGCTGAGTTTGTCTCTACTCCACAAATCTTAGACATTATCAAAGAAGTTGGTATAGACTACGCACAAGGCTACTTACTAGCTAGACCAGTATTGCCAAATAATATAGAATAATAGGAGTAAATTTGCATAATAATATAATAAATGGCGCAGTTAAATTTATGGAAGAAAACTTCATAGAGCATAAAGAGCTATTTGAACATCTAGGTAATAAGCAGACGCCACATACGCTATTTATCGGATGTTCTGACTCTAGAGTGGTACCAAATTTAATCACCAACACCTTGCCAGGTGAGCTATTTGTCGTGCGAAATATCGCAAATATCGTCCCACAATATAGGCTAGTAGATGAGTTTTTAGCCACTACAGCGGCCATTGAGTATGCTATAAATACTTTAGGGATTAAAAATATAATAGTATGCGGTCATAGCAACTGCGGTGGCTGCGAAGCACTATATCAAAGCGATGATAAATTAAAGAGTACGCCAGTTGTTAAAAAGTGGCTTTTGATAATTGAGGATATTAAAAAAGAGGTTTTAAAAGATAAAGATATAACTCCAGCCAAAAGAGCTTGGGTAACTGAAAGGCTAAATATCATAAACTCACTCCAAAATATTATGACCTTCCCAGGCGTGATAGATAAGCTAAAAGCTAAAGAGTTAAAGCTATATGGCTGGCACTATATCATAGAAACTGGGGAATTATACAACTACGATGACGCTACAAAAAGCTTTAAACTATTAGAAAAGAGCATAAACTATGAAGAAATTTACTCTCAAATTTTTACTGATTTTTAATTTATTTTGCAATCTTTTACTTGCAAATCAGCTAAGTGATGTAAACAATAAGATTATATCGCTAAATTCGCAATTAACCATAATAAAAGAGCAAAATGCTAGCACAAATGATGAGATTTCAATCCTAGAAAATGAGAAAAATAGCCTAATCAAAAGCTTGCCAGCACTCATCACTAGTAGCAATGATTTTAATCAAACCCACATAAATTCATACATAAGAGCACTAAATGAGGAGTTAAAAAGATACCAAGCTAACTCTACTCACTTCATTCAAACGCAAATATCACTAGCCTCTGCTAATTTAGATAAAATTTACTACTGGTCGCTATCGCAAATATCTCAAGCTTTTAAAGATTATAGCAAAACCCCAGATGAGGCCATAATCGATGCCATAACTCAAATTCAAATCTCCAACTATCAAGAGTTAAAATCAATAAGCCAAGATCCAAATAGCCAAAATATCGCCAATGAGCTAACCACGCTTGAGATAAAGCGTCAAACATATAGCGAAATACTAAATTATTTAAAAGATAATTCTGAGCTTTTTGATAGCAATTTTGTGCTAACTAGCCTAAATTTACAAAATATAATCAACAAGATAAATATGGCTGTAAATTTACAATCCAAATCCATAAATATAGGCAAAATCACTATTATATCCTTAGTTTGTATATTTTTTATACTCTTACCAAGGGTGGCTTCGCTTTTGCTTTATAGGATACTTATCGCTATCTTATCTCGATCAAGAAATGCAAATAATGAGCTCAAAGAGCAATTCGTAGCAGCCATCAAGCTACCTGTTGTGATATTTTTTATCATATATGCACTAAATTTATCTCTCATCATCGCCTACTATCCTTCCACCATAAGCATAGAGATGAAAAACTACTTTGATATTGCTTATAGCATGGTTATAGCGTGGTTTGTGATAGGAGTACTTGATGGGTATGGGATTATCATCTTATCAAAAATCGCCCAAAAATCAGGTCGCAAAGAGGTGGTAAATCTCATAATTAAAGTCTTATATTTCATCGTAATTATCATTACAATTTTGGTAATTTTAAGCAAAATTGGCTTTGATATTAGCACGATTATCGCCTCTCTTGGTATTGGCGGACTAGCTGTAGCATTAGCAACAAAAGATATAATAGCCAACTTTTTTGCCTCTATTTTGCTTCTTTTTGATAGCTCATTTAGTCAAGGAGATTGGATTGTTTGTGGTGGGATTGAAGGAACGGTGGTTGAGATAGGGCTTAGAAAGACAACTATTAGGACATTTGACAATGCTTTAGTATTTGTGCCAAATTCCAAAATTATGAGCGAAAGTATCAAAAACTGGAATCGCAGAAAGATAGGCCGCCAGATCAAAATGCAAGTAGGTCTAAGCTACACAACTTCCAAACAAAGCATTCAAAACTGCATAAATGATATAAGAAATATGCTTTTAAACCACGAAGGAATCGCTAAAAGCGGTATAGATAGTGCCTTAAATAGCAATGACGCACGGATAAAATATCGCCAAAATATGGTCTCTGTAGATGACTTAGATGGGTATAAAAGTAATCTTTTTGTCGTGCTTGATGAATTTGGCGATAACTCCATAAATATCTTGATATACTGCTTTAGCAAAAGCGTGATTTGGGGCGAATACTTAGCCACCAAAGAGGATGTAATGCTTAAAATAATAGAGATAATAGAGCGATATGATGATGCGAGCTTTGCCTTCCCAAGCAGAAGTTTATATATAGAATCCATACCAGAAATTCAAATTCACAAAGGAGAAAAAAGTGTCTGATATATATGATGATGAACTAGATGAAAATCTCAATTACGATGATTACGAAGATAGCTACAAGGATAGATCTCGTAGCTACAACTATGATGAAAACGACTACTCATACGATGATGAGGACGAAGAGGATAGCTACGATATGGAGTAAGGCTATTTTATTAAATTTGAAATAGCCTTAAAGCTTGGGTGAGTGGCACTTTGGAGTAATTCAAAGGCTACCATCTCAATTGATTTTACCTTGGCTTCTTTTAAATTCAAATAGGCTAAAACCTTATTTTGCGGATCTCTACTTCCTATACACTCATCAA encodes:
- the cmeU gene encoding CmeU family protein; the encoded protein is MSDEKELVKKQIEEFLAARGRFFDVLDASVPKQGNSTAFDFDACKEPSLKALYKEFYAYDYAVRKMLPHIYKKFDLSFNV
- the gdhA gene encoding NADP-specific glutamate dehydrogenase; this translates as MSVHEYINQTLENIKKSSPGQTTFLQAATEVLHTLEPLLEKEKKYLDHKIIDRIVMPERTTMFRVTYMNDKNEPCSHFGYRVEFNSALGPYKGGLRFHPSVCLDIIKFLGFEQIFKNSLTGLNMGGGKGGANFDPKGKSDGEIMRFCQAFMNELYKLIGDVKDVPAGDIGVGGREIGYMFGQYKKLTNRFDGALTGKGLDWGGSLVRVEATGYGSVYFAQEMLKKQNSSLEGKKCSISGAGNVAIYTAQKLYQLGALPITVSDSTGFIYDSEGIDVELLKRIKEVERKGLIEYAAAKPSAKFTPVSEYKAGTNGIWSVPCDAAFPSATQNELNLEDIKTLYNNGCRLVCEGANMPSTLEAIDFMLSKKDFLFGPAKAANAGGVATSGLEMAQNASMQKWTFDEVDSKLHRIMTNIFEASYETSVEFGVPGNLVLGANIAGFRKVADAMIDQGYV
- a CDS encoding L,D-transpeptidase family protein; this encodes MKKLLFLLVVSTSLFSGELEELYLKGGISAVQDKIEKNLQSVEYWSDSLKNKELKYGYHDDKSRLIIVADKTAKNISVNQYEDGKLKEVKNSEIITGLMGEKLLEGDLKTPVGVYDITRRFTPPTTYYGPVAFSLSYPNLYDKLRKRTGYGIWIHGYPMESDVRENELETKGCIAMKNDILESFEDIVQNNSAIVIISEDGKPKSSSLDIAVIFAQLFAWKDAWTKSDLDRYMSFYHNDFRRFDGMKIAEFTQMKKRVFSKNESKIIEFKNFNITPYPNIDGKNIYRVNFDEKYRAASYNFDGDKTLYVEVADNKMKILVEE
- the pseB gene encoding UDP-N-acetylglucosamine 4,6-dehydratase (inverting) gives rise to the protein MFNNKNILITGGTGSFGKKYTKILLENYKPNKIIIYSRDELKQYEMAQEFNSPSMRYFIGDVRDESRLNTAMNGVDFVIHAAAMKHVPIAEYNPMECIKTNIHGAQNVINAALKNGVEKVIALSTDKACNPVNLYGATKLASDKLFIAANNIVGPGPTRFSVVRYGNVVGSRGSVVPLFKKLIANGAKELPITDERMTRFWITLEDGVKFVLKNFARMQGGELFIPKIPSMKITDLAATLAPNLPINIIGIRPGEKLHEMMISADDALHSLEFSDHYVITPSIKFYDKQANFAINKLGEKGYRVSSEFEYRSDNNAQWLDDKSLKEMIEKI
- a CDS encoding metal ABC transporter permease, with protein sequence MVEILSFSFMQNALWAGVLVSVACGVIGSLIVINKMTFIAGGVAHGAYGGIGIAFFLGASPLFGAAGFAVAIGLLIAFISGQNRDRIDSVIGAIWAFGMAVGIIFVDLSPGYNADLMSYLFGSILAVSTEDLIFMSVLDTVFVLFALLFYTQICAFCFDSEFAKLRGVNVSFLYYLMSALIALCVVSTIRVVGLILVIALLSIPPYIAEKFSPNLAIMMILSAILSAIFIFCGLILSYYFNLTSGASIIAVATIIFFIVELCKRR
- a CDS encoding copper chaperone PCu(A)C; protein product: MFKYLFTSTLVALSVNAQILITNSYIKDTPPNAKNSAAFMSIENQDSKDIELISASSNISKATELHTHITEDGMKKMIQIPSIKIPANSKVELKPGGLHVMFLGLKRDINDGNVDLNLTFSDGKTYELKNIPVKKVIPIKMH
- a CDS encoding MqnA/MqnD/SBP family protein — its product is MLFGKIDYLNLLPFHVFLKRYPLSNQVKKSIEFKKGTPAKLSQALNKRQIDAAIISSIESRNPKYKKLNLGICSNGAVKSVLVRKNSAKMLDPASKSSNMLSKILELDGEVIIGDEALRQYIKDGRDKFYDMGEIWQQKTGLPFVFGLFCCNKNQNLYKKIINQFLKQKIKIPKYILNEYSKSRNIAPNMILWYLEHISYNIKFKEKRALKKFISLAKKYNFQP
- a CDS encoding alanine racemase, whose product is MSEILLSKSAYEHNLTQIAKKVGSKKRIIAVLKDNAYGHGALLMGKIASEFGIEIACVKSELEARELSRLFKSIIVLSHLPTGAENGEFIYAINELRALEKIRPNSQIHLAIDTLMHRNGIDITEIETAINIIKKRNLILKGAFTHFRASDEHSGDYFVQKENFKQAKDKIKEFFDGELIFHSHNSAAIERSSDIGDEYVRAGMAQFGYFGFNESLELKKVLKLYADRVSSRVLYAGQSVGYGGAFTAKYDMNIATYDLGYGDGLLRYNGNGELKLANGNPILGKMSMDSFSSIDGGERICVLDNADIWAEFFGTINYDILVKLSPIISRRVVE